Proteins co-encoded in one Populus trichocarpa isolate Nisqually-1 chromosome 10, P.trichocarpa_v4.1, whole genome shotgun sequence genomic window:
- the LOC7468093 gene encoding DELLA protein RGL1 has protein sequence MFSFQDYSFDGIQDMLSSKSRSRESVEGVNTRKQSHFYGFEAEAGGDAYGFYQDVSTGEGFFFSKYQNQEQKQQSYLDCGLLDDHSYNILSPQLQTSLDGIEKLDEIPAVTQDGLQPWKENQYPFSLASLELHGDRQFDGERTVERSSGAPRAKVIGTELSTEEIMKMAGAKFIQSSSRMVDTASMLNNPFDLFFSGLSEEAAKNVELAELLLASAEKVGNQQFERANRFLNYCEHLSSNGESPVQRVVHYFSEALRERIDRETGRITPKWPEKSHSFDLDRAMMTLNPAILACYQNVPFSQVAHFAGIQAIVEKVNRAKRIHIIDLEIRNGVQWTVLMQALVSQHESPLELLKISAIGSTSKELIEDTGKRLMSFAETMNIPFSFKVVMVSDMLDLKKDLFELGAEEAVAVYAENSLRSLIALPNRLDSIMKVFRNINPRIVVVMEVEANNNSPSFVNRFIEALFFYSAYFDCFDACMGRDSPNRMIAESKYIRQEIRNIVATEGEERKIRHVKLDVWRTFFARFAMVETELSKSSLYQASLLLNKIARWSSCTLDMNEKSLVIGWKGTPMHSLSVWKFDKNRKGLK, from the coding sequence ATGTTTTCTTTTCAGGATTACAGTTTTGATGGGATTCAAGATATGTTGAGCTCTAAAAGTAGAAGTCGTGAGAGTGTGGAAGGAGTGAACACAAGGAAACAAAGTCATTTCTATGGATTTGAGGCTGAGGCTGGGGGCGATGCTTATGGTTTTTATCAAGATGTGTCAACGGGGGAAGGATTCTTTTTCTCCAAGTATCAGAATCAAGAACAGAAGCAACAATCATACTTAGATTGCGGACTTCTTGACGACCATAGTTACAATATCCTTTCTCCACAGCTTCAAACATCTCTGGACGGTATAGAAAAGCTTGATGAAATCCCAGCAGTAACTCAAGATGGTTTACAACCCTGGAAGGAAAATCAGTACCCATTTTCCTTAGCCTCGTTAGAGCTTCATGGTGATCGGCAATTCGATGGTGAAAGAACAGTTGAGAGAAGCAGTGGTGCACCACGCGCAAAAGTGATTGGCACAGAATTATCTACTGAAGAAATCATGAAGATGGCTGGAGCAAAGTTCATCCAATCCTCTTCCCGAATGGTTGATACTGCTTCCATGCTTAACAACCCGTTTGATCTCTTTTTCTCTGGCCTTTCTGAGGAAGCAGCAAAAAATGTGGAGCTTGCTGAACTCCTTCTAGCTTCTGCTGAGAAAGTAGGTAATCAACAGTTTGAACGCGCCAACAGATTTCTAAACTATTGTGAGCACTTGTCTTCCAATGGAGAAAGTCCAGTTCAACGAGTAGTTCACTATTTTTCCGAAGCTCTTCGAGAAAGGATTGACCGAGAAACAGGTAGAATCACACCAAAATGGCCTGAGAAATCACATTCATTTGATCTTGATAGGGCAATGATGACTCTGAATCCTGCCATCCTAGCATGTTATCAAAATGTTCCATTTTCCCAGGTTGCACATTTCGCTGGAATCCAAGCTATTGTAGAGAAAGTAAACAGGGCTAAGAGAATTCACATAATTGATCTTGAAATTAGGAACGGAGTGCAATGGACAGTATTAATGCAAGCTCTAGTGTCTCAACATGAATCTCCCCTTGAGCTTCTCAAGATAAGTGCCATTGGGTCTACTTCAAAAGAGTTGATTGAGGATACAGGTAAGAGGTTAATGAGTTTTGCCGAGACCATGAATATACCTTTCTCCTTCAAGGTAGTCATGGTATCGGACATGTTAGATCTAAAGAAAGATCTGTTTGAGCTAGGTGCTGAGGAAGCAGTTGCTGTCTATGCTGAAAATTCTTTGAGGAGCCTGATTGCACTGCCAAATCGTCTGGATTCCATAATGAAAGTGTTCAGAAATATCAACCCACGTATAGTGGTGGTCATGGAAGTTGAGGCCAACAACAATTCACCATCATTTGTGAACCGTTTCATTGAAGCCCTTTTCTTCTACAGTGCTTATTTTGATTGCTTTGATGCTTGTATGGGGCGTGACAGTCCAAACAGGATGATTGCAGAATCAAAGTACATTCGTCAAGAAATCAGAAATATTGTGGCCACTGAGGGGGAGGAAAGGAAGATTCGACACGTGAAGCTTGATGTTTGGAGGACATTCTTTGCTCGATTTGCAATGGTGGAAACAGAACTGAGCAAGTCATCCTTGTACCAAGCAAGCCTGTTGCTAAATAAAATTGCTCGTTGGAGTTCTTGTACACTTGACATGAATGAGAAAAGTCTCGTTATTGGGTGGAAGGGTACACCAATGCATTCTCTTTCTGTTTGGAAATTCGACAAGAATCGAAAAGGGTTGAAATGA
- the LOC7485817 gene encoding ubiquitin-conjugating enzyme E2 32 encodes MAVDKYNLKNPSVKRILQEVREMQSSPSDDFMSLPLEENIFEWQFAIRGPGETEFEGGIYHGRIQLPAEYPFKPPSFMLLTPNGRFETQTKICLSISNHHPEHWQPSWSVRTALLALIAFMPTSPNGALGSLDYKKEERRVLAVKSREAAPRFGTPERQKLIDEIHQYMLGKAPSVPQQNSVQGSEEHPGNNEGEAQAQDAGVVAAAEELPNPAVGEIQEVGERVIEEVHEAPVNVNPSPTGTSVSREIPARGPTDQLLQRPVTRVQKPADDRLFTWAAVGLTIAIVVLLLKKFMKSSGYGALFMDGS; translated from the exons ATGGCAGTGGACAAGTATAACCTCAAAAATCCATCTGTGAAGAGGATTTTACAGGAAGTTAGAGAGATGCAATCGAGCCCATCTGATGATTTCATGAGCCTCCCTCTTGAG gAGAATATATTTGAGTGGCAATTCGCTATAAGAGGACCAGGAGAGACTGAATTTGAAGGAGGGATTTATCATGGGAGGATTCAATTGCCTGCTGAGTATCCATTTAAGCCTCCTTCTTTTATGTTGTTGACG CCAAATGGGCGTTTCGAAACGCAGACGAAGATATGCTTAAGCATATCAAATCATCATCCTGAGCATTGGCAGCCATCGTGGAGTG TACGAACAGCTCTACTAGCACTTATTGCATTCATGCCTACTAGCCCAAATGGTGCATTGGGCTCACTAGACTACAAGAAAGAGGAAAGGCGTGTTTTGGCTGTTAAATCTCGTGAAGCAGCACCAAGATTTGGGACTCCTGAACGTCAAAAACTCATTGATGAG ATTCATCAATACATGCTTGGTAAGGCACCGTCTGTTCCTCAACAAAACTCAGTGCAGGGTTCTGAAGAACACCCTGGCAACAATGAGGGGGAAGCCCAGGCGCAAGATGCTGGAGTAGTTGCTGCTGCTGAAGAGCTTCCAAATCCAGCAGTTGGTGAAATTCAGGAAGTAGGTGAAAGGGTCATCGAAGAAGTGCATGAAGCTCCTGTTAATGTGAACCCTAGTCCTACAGGAACCAGTGTATCCAGAGAGATTCCTGCTAGAGGCCCAACTGATCAGCTACTGCAAAGGCCAGTGACCAGGGTTCAGAAACCAGCTGATGATCGGTTGTTCACATGGGCTGCTGTTGGACTAACCATTGCGATTGTGGTTCTTTTGCTGAAGAAGTTTATGAAATCTAGCGGATATGGCGCTCTCTTCATGGATGGATCTTAG
- the LOC7485818 gene encoding uncharacterized protein LOC7485818 isoform X1: MPYGSFTTYWHWMGEQSNFIYFRPRQSEKYAAWIMKERRKKRLKKRHDEVVQAKAAKMDRLDQILLDGSLVRLELWLIFSDDIGLPHIFNSVSCRYKFTFSSPQVLSLECSVDRKCWQFILLCRLYPLPHEKCAGPNCTNAYKYRDSSIVTTQYMKRCNL; encoded by the exons ATGCCATATGGTAGTTTTACAACTTATTGGCATTGGATGGGAGAACAGTCTAACTTCATATATTTTAGGCCGAGGCAATCAGAAAAATATGCTGCCTGGATtatgaaagaaagaaggaagaaaagattaaagaagcggCACGATGAAGTGGTTCAG GCAAAGGCTGCCAAGATGGATCGCTTGGACCAAATACTGTTAGATGGGTCATTGGTCCGACTGGAACTTTGGCTTATTTTCTCTGATGACATTGGTCTGCCACACATATTTAATTCAGTGTCGTGCAGGTACAAGTTCACCTTCTCATCTCCCCAAGTTTTGTCTCTAGAATGCTCTGTAGACCGTAAATGTTGGCAATTTATTTTGCTCTGCAGACT TTATCCTCTACCACATGAAAAATGTGCAGGTCCAAATTGTACAAATGCCTACAAGTATCGAGACTCCTCCATTGTTACAACGCAATACATGAAAAGATGCAACCTTTAA
- the LOC7485818 gene encoding uncharacterized protein LOC7485818 isoform X2 — protein MPYGSFTTYWHWMGEQSNFIYFRPRQSEKYAAWIMKERRKKRLKKRHDEVVQAKAAKMDRLDQILLDGSLVRLELWLIFSDDIGLPHIFNSVSCSYPLPHEKCAGPNCTNAYKYRDSSIVTTQYMKRCNL, from the exons ATGCCATATGGTAGTTTTACAACTTATTGGCATTGGATGGGAGAACAGTCTAACTTCATATATTTTAGGCCGAGGCAATCAGAAAAATATGCTGCCTGGATtatgaaagaaagaaggaagaaaagattaaagaagcggCACGATGAAGTGGTTCAG GCAAAGGCTGCCAAGATGGATCGCTTGGACCAAATACTGTTAGATGGGTCATTGGTCCGACTGGAACTTTGGCTTATTTTCTCTGATGACATTGGTCTGCCACACATATTTAATTCAGTGTCGTGCAG TTATCCTCTACCACATGAAAAATGTGCAGGTCCAAATTGTACAAATGCCTACAAGTATCGAGACTCCTCCATTGTTACAACGCAATACATGAAAAGATGCAACCTTTAA